Proteins encoded in a region of the Actinomycetota bacterium genome:
- a CDS encoding DivIVA domain-containing protein, producing the protein MNGGSVYRADFQQVRRGYAPDEVTAHLRLVAEHMADLEARIKELDAQLAERQQSGGADAGDPYDIVAARIADLVRSFDEDVARMRLDAETEVDRILQEARDQAERTRQEAQAEVERSQQDAETARQQAEADAARIISDVTERSQRLIADAHQEAEESVAALRSRRDALLEDLSQINQWLDETSGRLGAILERAAPQDSVVVEPERAE; encoded by the coding sequence ATGAACGGAGGCTCCGTCTACCGGGCCGACTTCCAGCAAGTCAGGCGGGGATATGCCCCGGATGAGGTGACCGCGCACCTCCGGCTTGTCGCCGAGCACATGGCCGACCTCGAGGCGCGCATCAAGGAGCTCGACGCGCAGCTCGCGGAGCGGCAACAGTCGGGCGGCGCGGACGCGGGAGATCCGTACGACATCGTTGCGGCACGGATCGCCGACCTGGTCCGGTCGTTCGACGAGGACGTGGCGCGGATGAGGTTGGACGCCGAGACGGAGGTCGACCGGATCCTGCAGGAGGCGCGAGATCAGGCCGAACGCACCAGGCAAGAGGCGCAGGCCGAGGTGGAACGCTCGCAGCAGGATGCGGAGACCGCCCGGCAGCAAGCCGAGGCGGACGCCGCCCGGATCATCTCCGACGTGACGGAGCGGTCCCAGCGTCTGATCGCCGATGCTCACCAGGAGGCTGAGGAATCGGTGGCCGCCCTCCGGTCGCGCCGCGACGCCCTGCTCGAAGACCTCAGCCAGATCAATCAGTGGCTGGACGAGACGTCCGGGAGGCTCGGAGCCATCCTCGAGCGGGCGGCCCCGCAGGACTCCGTCGTCGTCGAACCCGAGAGGGCCGAGTAG
- the infA gene encoding translation initiation factor IF-1 encodes MPKKDAIEVEGTVTEPLPNAMFRVQLENGHNVLAHISGKMRMHYIRILPGDRVLVELSPYDLTRGRIVYRYK; translated from the coding sequence TTGCCGAAGAAAGACGCCATCGAGGTCGAGGGAACGGTCACCGAACCACTCCCGAACGCGATGTTCCGGGTGCAACTCGAGAACGGGCACAACGTGTTGGCGCACATCTCGGGGAAGATGCGGATGCACTACATCCGGATCCTTCCCGGGGACCGCGTGCTGGTCGAGCTCTCGCCGTACGACCTGACGCGGGGCAGGATCGTCTATAGGTACAAGTGA
- the rpmJ gene encoding 50S ribosomal protein L36 — MKVRPSVKKMCDRCKVIRRRGRIRVICSNPRHKQVQG; from the coding sequence ATGAAGGTCCGTCCGTCCGTGAAGAAGATGTGCGACCGCTGCAAGGTTATCCGCCGGCGCGGCCGGATACGCGTGATCTGCTCGAACCCGCGGCACAAGCAGGTACAGGGCTAG
- the rpsM gene encoding 30S ribosomal protein S13, which produces MARIAGVDLPRDKRVDIALRYIYGIGPTRAYKIIDGTGVDGGTKVRDLAEDEVSRIREFIDRTFKVEGDLRREVAQEIKRKIEIGSYQGVRHRRSLPVRGQRTHTNARTRKGPRKTVAGKKKVAAKK; this is translated from the coding sequence ATGGCTCGCATCGCAGGCGTCGACCTTCCACGCGACAAGCGCGTGGACATCGCGCTCCGCTACATCTACGGGATCGGCCCGACGCGGGCGTACAAGATCATCGACGGGACCGGCGTCGACGGCGGCACGAAGGTTCGCGACCTGGCCGAGGACGAGGTGAGCCGGATCCGCGAGTTCATCGACAGGACGTTCAAGGTCGAGGGTGATCTTCGGCGCGAGGTCGCTCAGGAAATCAAGCGCAAGATCGAGATCGGCAGCTACCAGGGCGTCCGCCACCGGCGGAGCCTGCCGGTCCGCGGCCAGCGCACCCACACGAACGCGCGTACACGTAAGGGACCTCGGAAGACCGTCGCGGGCAAGAAGAAGGTCGCGGCCAAGAAGTAG
- the rpsK gene encoding 30S ribosomal protein S11, translating to MAKPKAKKTKRREKKNVVHGQAHIKSTFNNTIVTITDLHGNTISWASAGNVGFKGSRKSTPFAAQLAAESAARKAQEHGLQKVDVFVKGPGSGRETAIRSLAATGLEVAGIQDVTPVPHNGVRPKKRRRV from the coding sequence ATGGCGAAGCCGAAGGCCAAGAAGACCAAGCGTCGCGAGAAGAAGAACGTCGTGCACGGTCAGGCCCACATCAAGTCGACGTTCAACAACACGATCGTCACGATCACCGACCTGCACGGAAACACGATCAGCTGGGCGAGCGCCGGCAACGTGGGCTTCAAAGGATCACGAAAGTCGACGCCGTTCGCGGCGCAGCTGGCCGCTGAGTCCGCCGCACGGAAGGCGCAGGAACACGGCCTTCAGAAGGTCGATGTGTTCGTGAAGGGGCCCGGATCCGGTCGCGAGACCGCGATCCGATCGCTCGCCGCCACGGGACTCGAGGTGGCAGGCATCCAGGACGTCACGCCGGTGCCGCACAACGGCGTCCGGCCCAAGAAGCGCCGTCGCGTCTAG
- a CDS encoding DNA-directed RNA polymerase subunit alpha codes for MFIVARPQIQEEPVSPTRSRFVIEPLEPGFGYTIGNSLRRTLLSSIPGAAISSVRIDGVLHEFSMVPKVTEDVTDIILNLKELVVRSDVDEPVTVYLKSKGPGDVTAGDISPPAGVEVLNPELHLATVGKGGSLEMELTVERGLGYRMADKNKKPRDPIGVIPVDSIFSPVRRVSYSVENTRVEQMTDRDRLILDVETDGSITPREAVASAGGTLLELVQLVSDLAEAQSMQVGPAEDDSMPSDYAITVEELNLSVRSYNCLKREGINTVGDLVQKSEAELMDIRNFGQKSIDEVKAKLEELGLSLREE; via the coding sequence GTGTTTATCGTCGCAAGACCGCAGATCCAGGAGGAGCCCGTCTCCCCGACGCGGTCCAGATTCGTCATCGAGCCCCTCGAGCCGGGGTTCGGCTACACGATCGGGAACTCGCTCCGCCGCACGCTGCTCTCGTCGATCCCGGGCGCGGCGATCAGCTCGGTCCGCATCGACGGCGTGCTGCATGAGTTCTCGATGGTCCCCAAAGTGACCGAGGACGTCACCGACATCATCCTGAACCTCAAGGAGCTCGTCGTCCGGAGCGACGTCGACGAGCCGGTCACCGTCTATCTGAAGTCCAAGGGCCCTGGCGACGTGACCGCCGGTGACATCTCGCCGCCCGCTGGGGTCGAGGTGCTGAATCCCGAGTTGCACCTGGCGACCGTGGGCAAGGGCGGCTCGCTCGAGATGGAGCTGACCGTCGAGCGCGGCCTGGGGTACCGCATGGCCGACAAGAACAAGAAGCCTCGCGATCCGATCGGCGTGATCCCCGTCGACTCGATCTTCTCCCCGGTGCGGCGCGTGTCGTATTCGGTGGAGAACACGAGGGTCGAGCAGATGACGGACCGCGACCGGTTGATCCTCGACGTCGAGACCGACGGCTCGATCACCCCCCGCGAGGCGGTCGCCTCGGCAGGCGGGACGCTGCTCGAGCTCGTTCAGCTCGTGAGCGACCTCGCCGAAGCGCAGTCGATGCAGGTTGGCCCGGCCGAGGACGACTCGATGCCGTCGGACTACGCGATCACCGTCGAGGAGCTCAACCTGTCGGTGCGCTCGTACAACTGCCTGAAGCGCGAGGGGATCAACACCGTCGGCGACCTCGTTCAGAAGTCCGAGGCTGAGCTGATGGACATCCGCAACTTCGGCCAGAAGTCGATCGACGAGGTCAAGGCCAAGCTCGAGGAGCTCGGTCTGAGTCTCCGCGAGGAGTAA
- the truA gene encoding tRNA pseudouridine(38-40) synthase TruA, whose amino-acid sequence MSVVRLTLAYDGTGFRGWAKQRGQRTVEGVLTDALSRFLGDVPRLSVAGRTDAGVHARAQVASFAASADTVDLTRLQRSVNTMLSPEVVATDARWMSNGFDARFSATAREYRYRIDVGPWSDPFEARFVWSRPRELSVGAMRAAARHLVGEHDFSAFSRSAGEGTSNVRRLERLAISRTGDRVDVVARANAFAHQMVRSLVGMLVAVGDGSRDAAQVPLVLESRDRGGVPSVAPPHGLTLERVLYGRNARGHARPRDEGA is encoded by the coding sequence ATGAGCGTCGTCCGGCTGACGCTCGCCTACGACGGAACCGGATTCCGCGGTTGGGCGAAACAGCGCGGCCAACGCACGGTGGAGGGCGTCCTCACGGACGCCCTCTCGCGTTTCCTTGGAGATGTACCTCGGCTCTCGGTCGCCGGTCGAACAGACGCCGGCGTGCACGCGCGAGCGCAGGTGGCGTCGTTCGCGGCGTCGGCCGACACGGTCGACCTCACTCGGCTGCAGCGCTCGGTGAACACGATGCTCTCGCCGGAGGTGGTGGCGACCGATGCGCGGTGGATGTCGAACGGGTTCGACGCGCGGTTCTCCGCAACGGCGCGTGAGTACCGCTACCGGATCGACGTCGGGCCGTGGTCGGATCCGTTCGAGGCGCGGTTCGTGTGGTCGCGGCCACGCGAGCTTTCCGTCGGGGCCATGCGGGCGGCGGCCCGTCACCTCGTGGGCGAGCACGACTTCTCGGCGTTCTCCCGCAGCGCGGGCGAGGGGACGAGCAACGTTCGCCGGCTCGAGCGCTTGGCCATCTCCCGGACGGGCGATCGCGTCGACGTGGTTGCCAGGGCGAACGCGTTCGCGCACCAGATGGTTCGCTCGTTGGTCGGGATGCTCGTGGCGGTTGGCGACGGGTCGCGCGACGCGGCGCAGGTGCCACTCGTGCTCGAGTCCCGCGATCGAGGCGGTGTGCCGTCGGTCGCTCCGCCACACGGGCTGACGCTCGAACGCGTCCTCTACGGTCGAAATGCCCGCGGCCATGCGCGTCCGAGGGACGAAGGCGCGTGA
- a CDS encoding aldo/keto reductase, producing MERRPLGATGLSVTPIGLGLAALGRPAYIDLGRADDLGEPDDRSIEAMRTRAHAVLDAAFDLGVRYFDAARSYGLAEEFLGSWLEVRRLDRDDVTVGSKWGYTYVGDWRIDAEVHEVKDHTVSTLRRQIEESREWLGDRLALYQIHSATLESAVLDDSEVLDELTSLHEEHGLVIGITTSGPRQAETIRRALEVGGSGAAPFVAVQATWNLLETSAGPALADAHDAGWGILVKEAMANGRLGPRGTGSHKRVVDAVAEHHGVGPDAVALGSVLAQPWADVVLSGAVNEAQVSSNLEAHDVELSDADLAELGAITEAPDLYWERRSRLAWS from the coding sequence ATGGAACGGCGCCCCCTCGGCGCAACCGGGCTGTCCGTCACTCCGATCGGGCTGGGACTCGCGGCGCTCGGACGCCCCGCATACATCGACCTGGGTCGCGCGGATGATCTGGGTGAACCCGACGATCGCAGCATCGAGGCGATGAGAACGCGAGCGCACGCCGTCCTCGATGCAGCGTTCGATCTCGGCGTCAGGTACTTCGACGCGGCGCGCTCGTACGGCCTGGCGGAGGAGTTCCTGGGGTCGTGGCTCGAGGTGCGCAGGCTCGACCGTGACGATGTAACCGTTGGCTCGAAGTGGGGCTACACGTACGTCGGTGACTGGCGCATCGACGCCGAGGTCCACGAGGTGAAGGACCACACCGTATCGACGCTCCGGCGCCAGATCGAGGAGAGCCGCGAATGGCTCGGCGACCGGCTCGCGCTGTATCAGATCCACTCCGCCACGCTCGAGAGCGCCGTCCTCGACGACTCAGAGGTTCTCGACGAGCTGACGAGCCTCCACGAGGAACACGGACTCGTCATCGGCATCACGACGAGCGGCCCACGCCAAGCCGAGACGATCCGCCGAGCGCTCGAGGTCGGCGGATCCGGCGCCGCGCCGTTCGTTGCGGTGCAAGCGACTTGGAACCTGCTGGAGACGTCGGCGGGACCGGCGCTGGCCGACGCGCACGACGCAGGCTGGGGGATCCTGGTCAAGGAAGCGATGGCGAACGGGCGCCTCGGCCCGCGCGGAACGGGATCACATAAGCGGGTAGTCGACGCCGTCGCCGAACATCACGGCGTCGGTCCGGACGCCGTTGCGCTCGGATCCGTCCTCGCCCAGCCGTGGGCCGACGTCGTTCTCTCGGGTGCCGTGAACGAGGCGCAGGTGAGCAGCAATCTCGAAGCGCATGACGTCGAGCTGTCCGACGCCGATCTCGCTGAGCTCGGCGCGATCACTGAGGCACCGGACCTGTACTGGGAGCGGCGCTCCAGGCTTGCCTGGTCGTGA
- a CDS encoding acyltransferase gives MGSVNELAAATPKSRDRYVDFLRAVSIAAVVFGHWFIGVIHLGSGLVYLTSAVGLSSGLWLGTWLFQVMPIFFFVGGFSNLTAYESFRRRGETTGTFVRIRLERLLRPSLLFLGVWTVVQVGLHLADVGTPAGPVLWADTTLLRGVFPPAQTLPFGPLWFLGVYLLIVTAAPVLIALHRRFGIWVPMVMIVLVVLVDVVGFGFGVRRFRYVNIVPVLLFPHQLGFFYAGGRLAERTRLHVAMVVAGLGGLVLMTNSWAFELFGEARFEWFPGIGHYPKSLLGTDVEKISNAYPPTVCFLLGAIWVIGAAMLLRRPLSLWLERSRPWKATIFTNGVIMTLFLWHMTAYLIVILALWPLGVGRQQDTTVAWWLERPIWILVPGAVLAIIVLLVGRFERPPARSIVGRRASVTAEPTKNKN, from the coding sequence ATGGGGAGTGTCAACGAGCTCGCGGCGGCGACACCGAAGTCCCGCGATCGGTACGTGGACTTCCTGCGCGCGGTATCGATCGCCGCCGTCGTGTTCGGCCACTGGTTCATCGGCGTGATCCACCTGGGGAGCGGCCTTGTCTACCTAACGAGCGCCGTCGGCCTGTCGAGCGGGCTCTGGCTCGGCACGTGGCTTTTCCAGGTGATGCCGATCTTCTTCTTCGTCGGTGGGTTCTCGAACCTCACGGCGTATGAGTCGTTCCGCCGGCGCGGCGAGACGACCGGGACGTTCGTTCGGATCCGCCTCGAGCGCTTGCTCCGCCCCTCTTTGCTGTTCCTCGGTGTGTGGACAGTCGTTCAGGTGGGTCTTCATCTTGCCGACGTCGGCACGCCGGCGGGTCCGGTGCTGTGGGCCGATACGACCCTCCTTCGCGGCGTGTTCCCTCCCGCGCAGACATTGCCGTTCGGTCCCCTGTGGTTCCTCGGGGTCTACCTCCTCATCGTGACCGCCGCTCCCGTGCTGATCGCGCTCCATCGGCGGTTCGGCATCTGGGTGCCGATGGTCATGATCGTCCTCGTCGTCTTGGTCGATGTTGTGGGCTTCGGGTTCGGCGTCCGACGGTTCAGGTACGTCAACATCGTCCCGGTCCTGCTGTTCCCGCACCAGCTCGGCTTCTTCTACGCGGGCGGGCGACTCGCCGAACGCACGCGACTGCACGTGGCCATGGTCGTCGCCGGGCTCGGCGGTCTCGTGCTGATGACGAACTCGTGGGCGTTCGAACTGTTTGGGGAGGCGCGGTTCGAATGGTTCCCCGGGATCGGTCACTACCCAAAGAGCCTGCTCGGAACCGACGTCGAGAAGATCTCGAACGCCTACCCGCCGACGGTCTGCTTCTTGCTCGGCGCGATCTGGGTGATCGGCGCGGCGATGCTGCTGCGACGCCCGCTGTCGCTGTGGCTCGAGCGCTCTCGCCCCTGGAAGGCCACGATCTTCACGAACGGCGTGATCATGACGCTCTTCCTCTGGCACATGACGGCGTACCTGATCGTCATCCTCGCGCTGTGGCCGTTGGGCGTTGGCCGACAGCAGGACACGACGGTCGCGTGGTGGCTCGAGCGGCCGATCTGGATCCTCGTGCCCGGAGCGGTTCTCGCCATCATCGTCCTGCTCGTCGGCAGGTTCGAGCGACCTCCCGCCCGCTCGATTGTCGGTCGCCGTGCATCCGTAACCGCGGAGCCAACGAAAAACAAGAACTGA
- the rpsI gene encoding 30S ribosomal protein S9 — MAQIATGRRKEAIVRIRLVPGTGAFNLNGRSLDEYFPTRAHRMVVGAPLRLVGRDKDLDVVATIEGGGVSGQAGALRLGIARALIELDPELRQTLKREGFLSRDAREKERRKYGLKKARKAPQFSKR; from the coding sequence TTGGCGCAGATCGCCACGGGTCGCCGCAAGGAAGCCATCGTGCGGATCCGGCTCGTTCCGGGGACCGGCGCGTTCAATCTGAACGGCCGCTCGCTCGACGAATACTTCCCGACGCGGGCCCACCGGATGGTCGTCGGGGCGCCGCTTCGCCTCGTCGGCCGCGACAAGGACCTCGACGTCGTCGCGACGATCGAGGGCGGAGGCGTGTCCGGTCAGGCCGGCGCGCTGCGCCTGGGTATCGCCCGCGCGCTCATCGAGCTCGACCCCGAGCTGCGTCAGACCCTCAAGCGTGAGGGCTTCCTCTCGCGCGACGCCCGCGAGAAGGAGCGGCGCAAGTACGGGCTGAAGAAGGCTCGCAAGGCTCCGCAGTTCTCCAAGCGATAG
- the glmM gene encoding phosphoglucosamine mutase, translating into MARLFGTDGVRGTFGRDLTVDLARDLGRAAVSVLARHEPRCPVFVIGRDTRASGEPLQEALVEGITSGGGDVHLLGVQPTPAIAFLTTSLNAGAGVVISASHNPPEDNGIKFFGPNGFKLSDELEDEIEANLGSEAPPVGPPGGVLDVPSGAPDYVDHVVGTALARLDGMRVVVDCANGAASNVAPQAFRRLGAEVYPIFAQPDGSNINVACGALHPEVVAEAVGVEGAHVGVAHDGDADRALFSDANGNVVDGDQVLAACAVEMKRDGELDGNLVVSTVMANTGFSRAMEQFGIRVILAPVGDRYVLEQMLEHGAVLGGEQSGHVIFRHHATTGDGLITAVRFLSLAKRNDVTVAELASSMRRFPQVTINVEVAAKDRLEDAADVWDAVKAVEAALDGTGRVLVRSSGTEPLVRVMVEAESEQDARRHADAIAERVRSALG; encoded by the coding sequence ATGGCCCGCCTCTTCGGCACCGACGGCGTCCGCGGAACGTTCGGGCGCGACCTCACCGTCGACCTCGCCCGAGATCTCGGTCGTGCCGCCGTGAGCGTCCTGGCGCGTCACGAGCCCCGATGTCCGGTCTTCGTGATCGGGCGGGACACCCGAGCCTCGGGGGAGCCGCTTCAAGAAGCGCTCGTCGAGGGCATCACGTCGGGCGGCGGCGACGTCCACCTCCTCGGCGTCCAGCCCACTCCGGCCATCGCGTTCCTCACGACCTCACTGAACGCGGGTGCCGGCGTGGTCATCTCCGCGTCGCACAACCCGCCAGAGGACAACGGCATCAAGTTCTTCGGCCCCAACGGATTCAAGCTCTCCGACGAGCTGGAGGACGAGATCGAGGCGAACCTCGGCTCTGAGGCTCCTCCGGTCGGACCGCCCGGCGGCGTCCTCGACGTCCCGTCGGGTGCCCCCGACTACGTCGACCACGTGGTCGGAACGGCGTTGGCACGCCTCGACGGCATGCGCGTCGTGGTCGATTGCGCCAACGGCGCAGCATCGAACGTCGCTCCCCAAGCCTTCCGTCGCCTCGGCGCGGAGGTCTACCCGATCTTCGCCCAACCGGACGGTTCGAACATCAACGTCGCGTGTGGAGCCCTCCATCCGGAAGTCGTCGCCGAAGCAGTCGGGGTTGAAGGCGCGCACGTCGGCGTCGCGCACGACGGCGATGCCGACAGGGCGTTGTTCTCCGACGCGAACGGAAACGTCGTCGACGGCGACCAGGTCCTCGCAGCGTGCGCCGTGGAGATGAAGAGGGATGGGGAGCTCGACGGCAACCTCGTGGTCTCGACGGTGATGGCGAACACCGGCTTCAGCCGGGCGATGGAGCAGTTTGGCATCCGCGTGATCCTCGCGCCGGTGGGCGACCGGTACGTGCTCGAGCAGATGCTGGAGCACGGCGCCGTCCTCGGCGGCGAGCAATCGGGGCACGTGATCTTCCGGCACCACGCGACGACCGGTGACGGGCTCATCACGGCGGTGCGGTTCCTCTCGCTGGCCAAGCGGAACGACGTGACCGTCGCGGAGCTGGCGTCGTCGATGCGTCGATTCCCGCAGGTGACGATCAACGTCGAGGTGGCGGCGAAAGACCGGCTCGAGGATGCCGCAGACGTGTGGGATGCAGTGAAGGCGGTCGAAGCCGCGCTCGACGGAACCGGGCGCGTGCTCGTTCGCTCGTCCGGCACCGAGCCATTGGTGCGTGTGATGGTCGAAGCCGAGTCCGAACAGGACGCTCGTCGGCACGCCGACGCGATCGCCGAGCGCGTCCGCTCGGCGCTCGGCTAG
- the glmS gene encoding glutamine--fructose-6-phosphate transaminase (isomerizing) produces the protein MCGIVGYVGPDRALPIILEGLRRLEYRGYDSSGVALLDGDLTVVKRAGKLSELDAALDDRRAPSGTVGIGHTRWATHGAPTNVNAHPHTDCDGRIAVIHNGIVENHAELRAGLEKRGHEMRSDTDTEVVAHMLEERSGSLPDRVRGVIRELEGAFALVVVSAHDPDVIVGVKVSSPLVVGLGERENVLASDIPAVLERTRRVLPIDERRVVEVRADAIRVTDFGGTEVAVEPFEVDWDVVRAQKGGYDDFMRKEIDEQPAAIRDTLVGRLNERGLLSLDELHIDEDVLRDVDKVFVVACGTAYHSGLVAKYAIEHWTRLPVEIDIASEFRYRDPVLGPDTLTLAVSQSGETIDTLEAARHAARQRSRVLAVTNTVGSSLAREADAVMYTHAGPEIGVAATKTFATQMVALQLVALYLAQVRGPMFPEEIAEVVGGLRALPDQVRRTLALDEQVRAIAEEIHRARDVLFIGRHTGFPAALEGALKLKEISYLHAEGYPAGELKHGPIALIEEGVPVVAVATECHVYPKMLSNIQEVRARGANVIAVGSEGDQEISAHAKHVLFVPRVPELFAPVVVTPPLQLLAYHVAKVRGCNVDQPRNLAKSVTVE, from the coding sequence ATGTGCGGCATCGTGGGCTATGTCGGCCCCGACCGAGCGCTCCCGATCATCCTCGAGGGTCTCAGGCGCCTCGAGTACCGGGGGTACGACTCGTCGGGCGTCGCGCTTCTCGACGGCGACCTCACCGTGGTGAAGCGCGCCGGCAAGCTTTCCGAGCTCGACGCTGCGCTCGACGATCGCCGGGCGCCGAGCGGCACCGTGGGCATCGGGCACACCCGCTGGGCGACGCACGGAGCACCGACGAACGTGAACGCGCACCCGCACACCGATTGCGACGGCCGCATCGCGGTGATCCACAACGGCATCGTCGAGAACCACGCCGAGCTCCGTGCGGGCCTCGAGAAGCGCGGTCACGAGATGCGTTCGGACACCGACACGGAGGTCGTCGCGCACATGCTCGAGGAGCGTTCGGGCTCGCTTCCCGACCGCGTGCGGGGGGTCATTCGAGAGCTCGAGGGGGCGTTCGCGCTCGTCGTCGTCTCGGCCCACGATCCCGACGTGATCGTCGGTGTGAAGGTGTCGTCCCCGCTCGTGGTCGGTCTCGGGGAGCGCGAAAACGTGCTCGCCTCGGACATCCCGGCGGTGCTCGAACGAACCCGTCGCGTCCTTCCGATCGACGAACGACGTGTGGTCGAGGTTCGCGCCGACGCGATTCGAGTGACCGACTTCGGCGGCACCGAGGTGGCGGTGGAGCCGTTCGAGGTCGACTGGGACGTCGTACGTGCGCAGAAGGGCGGTTACGACGACTTCATGCGCAAGGAGATCGACGAGCAACCCGCGGCCATCCGCGACACGCTCGTGGGGCGTCTGAACGAACGCGGGCTGCTCTCGCTCGACGAGCTTCACATCGACGAGGACGTCCTGCGCGACGTGGACAAGGTCTTCGTCGTCGCGTGTGGGACGGCGTACCACTCGGGGCTCGTCGCGAAGTACGCGATCGAGCACTGGACCAGGTTGCCGGTCGAGATCGACATCGCGTCGGAGTTCCGGTACCGCGACCCCGTGCTCGGGCCCGACACGCTGACGCTCGCGGTGAGTCAGTCGGGGGAGACCATCGACACGCTCGAGGCGGCGCGGCACGCCGCCCGGCAGCGTTCGCGCGTGCTCGCCGTGACGAACACCGTCGGATCCTCGCTGGCTCGTGAGGCCGACGCCGTGATGTACACACACGCCGGGCCGGAGATCGGCGTCGCCGCGACCAAGACGTTCGCCACGCAGATGGTTGCGCTGCAGCTCGTCGCGCTGTACCTGGCGCAGGTGCGCGGTCCCATGTTTCCCGAGGAGATCGCCGAGGTCGTCGGGGGTCTGCGCGCGCTTCCAGACCAGGTGCGGCGAACGCTTGCGCTCGACGAGCAGGTCCGCGCGATCGCCGAGGAGATCCACCGGGCGCGCGACGTCCTGTTCATCGGTCGCCACACCGGGTTCCCAGCAGCGCTCGAGGGCGCACTGAAGCTGAAAGAGATCAGTTACCTCCACGCAGAGGGCTACCCCGCGGGAGAGCTGAAGCACGGGCCGATCGCGCTGATCGAGGAGGGGGTGCCGGTCGTGGCTGTGGCGACGGAATGCCACGTCTACCCCAAGATGCTCTCGAACATCCAGGAGGTCCGCGCGCGCGGCGCGAACGTGATCGCTGTGGGGAGCGAGGGGGACCAGGAGATCTCGGCGCACGCGAAGCACGTGCTCTTCGTTCCGCGAGTGCCGGAGCTGTTCGCGCCCGTAGTGGTGACGCCGCCGCTCCAGCTCCTCGCGTACCACGTCGCCAAGGTCCGCGGCTGCAACGTCGACCAACCGAGGAACCTCGCCAAGAGTGTGACCGTCGAGTAG
- a CDS encoding 7-cyano-7-deazaguanine reductase: protein MALTYESVTSEILKALPHKGGAIELKHKAPEVTFLGAGQQPDFATLYVTFYPTDKVIELKSLKQYLYQFRDVVISYERFLDVVFEHMLEVYQPARLRLVLITQPRGGISSKLTIESDWAIRGGKEEFRDWVGMEDVW from the coding sequence ATGGCGCTCACCTATGAATCGGTAACGAGTGAGATCCTCAAGGCCCTTCCCCACAAGGGCGGGGCGATTGAACTCAAGCACAAGGCACCTGAAGTCACATTCTTGGGTGCAGGTCAACAGCCCGATTTTGCCACGCTTTACGTCACGTTCTACCCAACGGATAAGGTCATCGAACTGAAGTCGTTGAAGCAGTATCTCTACCAATTCCGCGATGTCGTCATCTCGTACGAGCGCTTTCTCGATGTGGTGTTCGAACACATGTTGGAGGTCTATCAGCCGGCCCGTCTCAGACTCGTGCTCATCACACAGCCACGAGGCGGCATCAGCTCGAAACTCACCATCGAAAGCGATTGGGCGATTCGAGGTGGCAAGGAGGAATTTCGCGACTGGGTGGGCATGGAGGACGTCTGGTGA
- the acpS gene encoding holo-ACP synthase, giving the protein MEILGLGVDICEIERMERALDRHPTMRERVFTPEEIAYCDSKARPAESYAGRFAAREATVKALGGYRRRGWQDVSVTRGPAGAPAVRLQGNAKRRADELGVARVLITFTHERTNAVAFAVAVSE; this is encoded by the coding sequence GTGGAAATCCTTGGGCTCGGCGTCGACATCTGCGAGATCGAACGGATGGAGCGCGCACTCGACCGACACCCCACGATGCGGGAGCGGGTGTTCACGCCGGAAGAGATCGCGTACTGCGACTCGAAGGCTCGGCCGGCCGAGTCCTACGCCGGGCGATTCGCCGCGCGAGAGGCCACGGTCAAGGCGCTCGGCGGGTATCGCCGACGCGGGTGGCAGGACGTCAGCGTCACGCGCGGACCCGCGGGTGCGCCGGCGGTTCGCCTGCAGGGCAACGCGAAGCGGCGTGCCGACGAACTGGGCGTCGCGCGGGTGCTGATCACGTTCACGCACGAGCGAACGAACGCCGTTGCGTTCGCCGTCGCTGTGAGCGAGTGA